The region TTTCCCATTACCCGCTCCCTGCACGAATACATGTCGGAGAAGATCTTGAGCGAATACCGGTTGGCGGCCGCCGCCTAAGCGGCCGAACGACCGGAGCTGAGCGCGGATTCCGAGAAGCGCTCATAGAAGTGGATGCCATTTCTAAGGCGGCCCGCGCCGCCTATTCGGTCCGGGCCCCGGACCCGGCCTCGACCGCGGCCGGGGCCCATTTCCTCACCACAAAAAGAATTAAACGAGAACAGAAGCATGAAAATTTCCGCCATTAAAATCGATCCCCATCACCTTCCCAATGGCCAAGTGCTGGCATCGGCCGAGGTGGTTCTCAACGACAGCCTGACCCTGCGAGGGATCAAGATCCTCCGCGGCCGCTATGGCTTGTTCCTGGCTTTTCCCGGGTTGCGAACGGGATCCCCCCAACGCGCTTTCGAGACTTTGTCGATGCGCTTCCGGAAGGAATTGCAAACAGCCGTCCTGGCGGCCTACCACGATTTCCAGACCACGCCGATTTCCCTTTTCGCGGGCTGCGCGACATGATTTTCGGGGCGTGCGGCTATGCACCGGGAAGCCAAGCATGTTATCGATAATCACGTCTTGCGCGCTCTCCGGAATCGATGCCTTTCCCATCACCGTGGAGGTCGATATCGCGCCCGGATTGCCGGGATTCACCATGGTCGGCCTGCCGGACTCGGCGGTCAAAGAGGCCCGGGAACGGGTATTCGCCGCCATCAAGAATTCCGGCTTCACGGTCCCCAGCAAACGTATTACCGTGAACTTGGCCCCCGGAGGAATCCGTAAAGAAGGCACGGCCTTCGATCTTCCCTTGGCCCTCGGTATCTTGCTCGCATCCGGTCAGGTCGAAACTGGCCCGCTCGATCCGTTCCTCATCTTCGGCGAACTCGCCCTCGATGGTAGATTACGCCCGGTGAACGGTGTCCTTTCGGCCGCCACCTACGCCAAGGATTCCGGAAGATTGGGCATCCTAATGCCCGCAGCCAACCTGGAAGAGGCCTCGCTGGTAACCGGCATCGGGGCCTGCGGGGCGGAAAACCTTTTGGAGGCGATCTCCTTCTTAAAGGAACCGAAGTTCTTGGATCGCGCCCTCCCGGCCTGGGATCCCGCTCCCGATTGCCAGGCGCTGGATTTCGCCGACGTGAAGGGCCAGGCCCATGCCAAGCGGGCCCTGGAAGTCGCGGCGGCCGGCGGCCATAACGTCTTGTTGATGGGGAGCCCGGGCTGCGGCAAGACTTTGCTGGCCAGGCGCTTGCCGTCCATCTTGCCCCCGATGAACGATGCCGAAGCCTTGGAAACCACCCGCATCGGGAGCGCTGCCGGCCTTAAGCGAATCAAGCCGACCTTTACGCGTCATCGCCCCTTCCGATCGCCGCATCATTCCATCAGCGTGCAGGCCCTGATCGGAGGCACGGCAGGATCGCGACCTGGCGAGGCCAGCCTGGCCCACAACGGAGTCTTGTTCCTGGATGAATTCCCGGAGTTCAAAGGAGACGTGTTGGAAAGCCTGCGGCAACCCTTGGAAGAAGGCAAGGTGACCATTGCGCGCGCGCAGCAAACCATCACCTATCCTTGCCGCGTGATCCTCGTCGCAGCCATGAATCCTTGCCCCTGCGGCAAGATGATGGACCTCCGCCGTCCATGCGTATGCCGGAGGGAGGAAATCCTTCGCTATCGCGCGCGAATTTCCGGGCCCCTCCTCGATCGGATCGATTTGCATCTGGAACTCGCCAGCCTGGAATTCTCGCAGTTGGTGGACGGTGAAAGCAGTGAACCTTCGGAGGCGATCAGGGATAGGGTTTCCAATGCCCGCCGCATCCAAACCGAACGCTTCCGCGGCGCCGAGGGCGTCTACTGCAATGCGCACATGGGCGCCGCATTGCTGAAGCGCCATTGTTCCTTGGCGGCCGGCCCGCGGAGGATGCTCAAGGAAGCCGTGGAGGTCCTTGGTCTTTCGGCACGCGCATTCGATCGGGTATTGAAAGTAGCGCGTACCATCGCGGATCTGGATATGAGCCCGGGCATTTGCGATGCGCATATGGCCGAGGCGATCCAGTATCGCAGCTTAGATCGGGAGTTGCGGGACGACGGATAATCGGCAACTCCATGCATGCACAGGTGAGGATTACCTTGGGGATTTGGAAGAAATCGCGATTGTGGATACCGAAAAAAATACCGCCGGGACTAAAGGTTTTGCTTTTTGCGCCGATATATAGGCTAGGGGAAGCTCCATCGCGACATGCGGGGAACGGTCCATCAGGGAGGGTGGCCTATGCGGATCGAAAAGCACATACAGGATCAGCTAGCGCATAAGTACGCGCAGGGGGCCAAGGATAAGGGGAAAATCCTCGAGCAGCTCGCCACCGGGAAGCGGATAAACCGGGCCTCCGACGATGCGGCCGGGATGGCGGTCGCCGTCGAATTCGACAAGCAGGTACGCGCCTACCAGAATGCCGCGGAGAACATCCAGGCCGGGATGAGCGCCATGAACATCGCCGATGGCGGGGCCTCGAACATCTCGGACATGCTGCAACGGCAGCAAGAGCTGGCTGTCCAGGCGGCCAATGGGGCTTATAATCAGGATCAGCGCGACGCCATCGATAAGGAGTTCCAATCCCTTTCCCAGGAAATCGATCGCGAATCCAAGTCCACGGATTTCAACGGTCAGCAATTGTTGGACGGCAGCGGTGGGCTGGCGAACGGCACCGGTACCGTGCAAACGGGGGACGGAAGTTCGGATACCATTACCTTATCCGCAGCGGATCTGACGCAGAATGGCTTGGGTTTGGCAGGCCAGAGCTTGAGTTCGCCGGCAGCCGCGTTGCGTGCGATGGGTTCCATCGATGCGGCCATGAAGCGCGTCAACGATACGCGGGCGGCAGACGGCGCCACGGCCAATCGTTTCGACTTCGCCCTGTCCAATGCGCAGAACCAGCAGGTGAACACCGCCCAAGCCCTGTCCAATATCCAGGATCTGGACTACGCCCAGGGCTTGACGGAAAAAGTCAGTTC is a window of Fibrobacterota bacterium DNA encoding:
- a CDS encoding YifB family Mg chelatase-like AAA ATPase, giving the protein MLSIITSCALSGIDAFPITVEVDIAPGLPGFTMVGLPDSAVKEARERVFAAIKNSGFTVPSKRITVNLAPGGIRKEGTAFDLPLALGILLASGQVETGPLDPFLIFGELALDGRLRPVNGVLSAATYAKDSGRLGILMPAANLEEASLVTGIGACGAENLLEAISFLKEPKFLDRALPAWDPAPDCQALDFADVKGQAHAKRALEVAAAGGHNVLLMGSPGCGKTLLARRLPSILPPMNDAEALETTRIGSAAGLKRIKPTFTRHRPFRSPHHSISVQALIGGTAGSRPGEASLAHNGVLFLDEFPEFKGDVLESLRQPLEEGKVTIARAQQTITYPCRVILVAAMNPCPCGKMMDLRRPCVCRREEILRYRARISGPLLDRIDLHLELASLEFSQLVDGESSEPSEAIRDRVSNARRIQTERFRGAEGVYCNAHMGAALLKRHCSLAAGPRRMLKEAVEVLGLSARAFDRVLKVARTIADLDMSPGICDAHMAEAIQYRSLDRELRDDG
- a CDS encoding flagellin, with product MRIEKHIQDQLAHKYAQGAKDKGKILEQLATGKRINRASDDAAGMAVAVEFDKQVRAYQNAAENIQAGMSAMNIADGGASNISDMLQRQQELAVQAANGAYNQDQRDAIDKEFQSLSQEIDRESKSTDFNGQQLLDGSGGLANGTGTVQTGDGSSDTITLSAADLTQNGLGLAGQSLSSPAAALRAMGSIDAAMKRVNDTRAADGATANRFDFALSNAQNQQVNTAQALSNIQDLDYAQGLTEKVSSDLLQNSQQAAMSQFNQISRTQLLALLQ
- a CDS encoding septation protein SpoVG family protein produces the protein MKISAIKIDPHHLPNGQVLASAEVVLNDSLTLRGIKILRGRYGLFLAFPGLRTGSPQRAFETLSMRFRKELQTAVLAAYHDFQTTPISLFAGCAT